In the genome of Caenorhabditis elegans chromosome IV, the window GGAATTTTCTCATCAGTGAGCATTACAGAATGAgaagtttgaagttttgtgTTATCCTTTAGCCTCAAGGACATTGTGAATTTGCCAAGAAGTTCATTGTAACCATGAAAGACATCGCTCAGATGTTTGCCTAACCGGAATCGAGTTCCAATTTCTTGAGCTGATAGATATAGAATAACATTGTATCTTCTTCCCGGTGCCATATTTAGCTTCACACGTGCTGCAAATCCATTGGCATCGTTTATCCAATCGGTTTGAATTACACCTTTGTGAGCTTCTgatatattttgttttccgAAATGACGTCCATCGGCTTCATACCAGTAATATCCAGGCAGACGATCATCTAAAAATCTATTTGTTTATCAGGAACGGTATTCCACAAAGTTCAAACCTTGATTACACCAATGCCTGATATGAGGTCTCTGAATTGTATTTGGTTGTTCGTACCACATCATTCCAAAAAGTGGGGACATTGGTGATCGAGTCCGTAATCCGAAATACATGTGTGGACGATAAGTTCCCCAGGTGTACGGAGCCTGAAAATACTAATAACAAATAGTAAGTTCACACTAACTTACATTTTCTGGATCAATGTTTGGCAAGGGAGCGACTTTTTCAAGATTTGGGTAGAGATATAGATGAAGAAGAATAAAACATCCAGCACCCAGCATGACCAGTAGAATTAGGATTAAATCCCAAGAGCAAAATGAGCACCATGGTTCTGGCTCAGCGACAGGCTCGTATCGTATAGTTGCTGATGGCCTTTCGACTTCTCTCGGCGGTCGTCGTCGTCTTGATGGTTGGTGCATCtgcagaataaaaaaattatgttttttctgacacggaataaaaaaaaaagaacaacaaaTTGAATTCATTGTTTATACgaatttcacaaatatttGTCTGATAAGTTATCAATAGGgcatattttctttaatttacttggttttgcttacttttcacaCAGAtctgattaaaaatttgtaaccTGATGAACAACATTCTGTTTAAACAAAATGTGATATTCTGTGCCGCTGACACAACACTAGGAGAGAGTACAACGTGGAACAATCTACTTAAACTTCACATAAATTGCCACCGGATTCGCGCAACtcagaaaaagtttcgaagattggattttacaaaaaaaaacactttaaaaaacgaacatattaatttttaacagaaaaaaaaacaaaaaaggctgattttaaattaattctCAAGGGCAGTGCGGTAGAGCGCACATGCtgctttcagtttttgtttatttttcgcACCTTTTCTTTTCacgttttgtttgttttcggCGCTTTTTGAGTTATTATTTGCTGAAAGTTCGAGTAATCAAAtcgaaaactattttttgatcCTAGATTTTAGTCGTACTTTAAACTTTTCCGGATACTTTTCGTGTTTTCAATGCATTTCCTGTGTAATCGATGCAACTGTagaattttgtcattttcttatcatttttcgCCTGATAGATGGCACCATTTGACGGTGTGTCATCTGCAATCACTGCGAATGTTATACTTTGTTTCCGTTGCTGTCTGCGCGGCAGTTATCGACTTTTTTGACACCAAttcttgttttatttcagGTTAAACCATGTCTACGACGGCTACAGCAACCACCACCACAACAAAAGCATTCGAAAATGACTATGGGGATTTCAGCCAGTTCAACAAGGCAAAAACTGTAAAggtaattcaatttttatattaattaacaaataattattttgtatctcaattttaattttgtaataCTAATAAATTATGTAACATAAACTATACAAATACAATTTGTcgttaatatttaaaatcaagTGATTTGACTTAAATGTATTCCATTATTTTCTGTTAAGTTAATTTTAACCCTCTGAAGTCTCTACCGAAAAGGTGATCAgctattttgtgtttttttaatgctGATTCATTTTtgctgagatttttttttgctttaaccTTCCTCTCAATGTAATTATTTCCAGCAAACGTTCGCCGAGCACGTCTATCTTCAATATCTACTAGTCTCTGGAATCTACATGCTTGAGCCTTGGGAGCAGCGTCTCTTCAACTGGGTTATCATCTTTGTGCTCACAACATTCATTTCCCTAATCACCTTCTTTGTCGTCTAAtcactcttttttctctcaatgTGTTCTGTTTCCATGTCAACTCCTTTTACTATTTCTGAATACTCAACGTTTTCTGTGAATTTACTTTTCATTCTTCGATTTGTTGAAGATGAATTTAAACGCGGTTATTCTGTATATATCATCTTGCCTCCTCGTTCTCTCAAATAATggtatttatcgattttctgtaGTTAAATATTAAACATAACGATGTTGCGTTATCACAAAAGCTTACATGTGTATAGTATAATGACACTGCTGTTGGAAGTGTCATTCAATTATGAACTTCTTTCGACGctaaatttttatacaattttttacaactaAATACTTTTGGCGAGTTACGAAAATTCTAGATCTTAAATAAAACAAGAACATGCAATTTTGCCTCACAAAACAGCAACAAATTTCGACGACAGTTGGTGAATTTGTTTCTTTCctgattttctgaactttttgacTCGTTTTTCTTTGATGTTCGATAAGAATGCAACATCAAagagtaattttcaaattgcacGAGGTAGAAATCATCGAATTAACCAATTTCATTCCTTTTAAAACGTGATTCTCCAAAAATGTACCAATTTTACCTCTTCATGTTCCCTGTGCATCTAATCTTTGCCGCACGCGAAAAAAAACGCTTTCTGATGTCGTAAACAGTTCGGATGTGGTCAGAATCGCCCATCGAATAATGTTCCTATTGCCACGTGATAACATCATTTCGGCTGAGTGGCGAGAAGTCGAAGATAACAGAAACAGAACGCGTTGTTTATCGGTCATCTCTTCGTTGGCGATCGCAACGCAAAAtggatttattttcaattgtttgtcACTGCTTATTTCTAAAGGTTTTAGGTTTTCAATcacctgaaaacaaaaacttattctattttctataatttaaaaaaactggtagaatttcaaaaaattagcagaaaTCCTACGATTTAAAAAAGAGGGGCGCATTTATGCggaatggtctcgccacgcgttgcaaatgaattcaaaaaatgttgtgtgcgcctttaggattactgtagagatTTTGCTTCATcgacttttcttgttttctccattttcctcgttttcgaaacatttatATAGCCTAAAGAACATGAATAggatacaaaaaattcagaaaatgggtAAAGAAATAGACAAAGACAGCATTCAAagaattttctgcattttatGTGTTCAATTTATGTTTATCACGCAAAATGAACgtttcgaaaaagaaaaaacacagtATATTTACTGAATTgataaatacagtttttcttcatacttttaaatttaaagttatgGCTCCACGAATTCATAAATTCTAACTGAAATTCATGTTCTGAATAAACCCCCGATATTTAGTTATCTCAAACATTCATAATTAGACCTTTGAACCGTGtttcttcttctcatcttGTGAAAAGGTGTGACAGAAAAGCTGGTCAGTCTAGTTTTgttcattaattttcatttcctcGTACGCTCGC includes:
- the F13H10.8 gene encoding Small subunit of serine palmitoyltransferase (Confirmed by transcript evidence); translated protein: MSTTATATTTTTKAFENDYGDFSQFNKAKTVKQTFAEHVYLQYLLVSGIYMLEPWEQRLFNWVIIFVLTTFISLITFFVV
- the F13H10.8 gene encoding ABC transporter permease (Confirmed by transcript evidence), whose product is MLEPWEQRLFNWVIIFVLTTFISLITFFVV